The window CGACGGCCGCCGGACGGACATCCCCGGCTGAGCAGTACGCCCGCGCACCGCGGAGGGCAGAACGGGAAGCCGGTCAGAGCGGCGCCACGGTGATCGCCTCGCCCGCGGCCCGGGAGACGCACGGCATCACGAAGGATTCCCGTTCCTGCGCTGTCAGCACCAGGTCGCGGTGCTCGGCCTGGCCGGCGACCAGACGCAGCCGGCAGGTGCCGCAGGTGCCCGACCCGCAGGAGCTGGGGGTGCGTACTCCGCTGCGCCGCAAGGCATCCAGCGCCGTCTCGCCGGCGGCCACGCCGATCGGCTCGCCGGTGGGTTCCCAGGTCAGAGTGAACGGGGCGCTCGTGCCGCCGAGGGCGTCGACCCCGGCGAAGTCCTCGAAATGGATGTGGGAGGGCCGCCAGTGCATGGTGAGCGCCCGCACCTCGTCCATCAGGGCCGTGGACCCGCAGCAGTAGACGTGGGTCTGGTCGTCGGGTTCGGCCAGCCACGGCCACAGGTCGGCGCGGCCGGAGACGGCGCTGTGATGGAGCACCACCACGTCCATCAGGTCCGGATGAGCGAGTTCCTCGGCGTAGGCGGTCTCCTCGCGGGTGCGGGTCAGGTACACCAGCCGCACCCGGGCCCGCGCCTGCTCGAGGAGGTGATGCAGCATCGAGCGGATCGGGGTGATGCCGATGCCACCGGCCACGAGCAGGTAGCGCGGTGCCTCGACCAGATCGAAGGTACTGGTGGCAGCGGAAACAGTGAGCAGGGAACCGATCTCGGTGTCGTCGACCACACTCACCGAGCCACCTCGTCCGTCCGGCTGCCGGTGCACCGCGATCACGTAACGGTCGGTCTCGGACGCCGGGTTGGTGATGCTGTAGCTACGGCGCTGACCCGCCGGGGTCTCCAGCGACACGTGCGCACCGGGTGGGTGCGGCGGTAGAGCGCTGCCGGCCGGGTCACGCAGTTCGATCTCGCAGATGGACGATGTCAGCATCCTTTTCGCGCTCACCCGGAGCCTTCGGTCGCTCACCAGACCACCTCGTCCTCAATTTTGACCGCTCCACCGTCGATGACCTCGCCGTAGACGCCGATCTCGTCGGTGCCGATGTGCTGCACCAGCAGGCGCGGCAGCGGGATGTCACGACGGGCGTCGGCCGGGTTCACCTCGGTCGCCGCGCACCGGTGCGTGGTGCGCACGCCGTGCAGCCGGGCCTGGCCGATCGTGATGTCGCTGCCGACCAGACCCAGTTCGCTCCAGGCGGGCAGGCCGTCGACATAGATGTTGGCCCGCAGGCGTAACGGGTCGATCGACAGGCCGGTGCGCTGCTCCAGGTCGCGCACGGAGGCGAGGTTGATGATGGAGACCGCGTTCATCAGGGCGTCCGACACCACCGAGACGTCGGTGAACCGGCGGCCGTCCTCGCGGGCCAGCACCGGCAGCACCCCCGCCGGCAGGTCGAGCACCCGGGCGAAGAACGCCATGCTCCGCTCGCGGCCCTGCGGCGTGGTCCAGTTCTCCTGGAGGACGACGTGCTCGCGCACGCTCACGGTGAAGTTCTCGCTGTCGGCGTCCAGGTGGGTGTTCAGGCCGGCGAGCCGTTCCTCCTTCACCAGCACGAAGAACTGGTGCTTGCTCACCGGGGTGCGCCGTCCGGGGTGGTAGTCGCCTCCCGGACGGGCCAGCGCCCAGATCCGGTCGGCCGGGAAACCGGCCCCCGGCGTCAGCTCCACCTCGGACAACGGCTGCGCCGAAAGCCCTTTGACCGGATAGTGCCACAGCGAGACGACCCGCCCCACCGACGTCCCGGGTCCGTCGCGTTTGATGCCCACGCCGGGCCACTATTCCAGAAGGTTCCTCAGCCCGCGGCGATCGGTGGCCGATTGGTCGAGGCGAACAGGGCATCCAGCACCTCGGGCCGACCGGAGAACCCGAACAGCGGCCCCTGGGCGGAATCACAGCCCAGGGCGCGCAGAACGTCGGCCTGAGCCGGGCGTTCCACACCTTCGGCGATGACCAGGTGCCCGAGAGCGTGACCCATGCCCACCGCCGCGCCGGCGATGGCGGCCCCGGCCTCGTGCCGGTCGACGGTGGCCGTCATCGACTCGTCCAGTTTCAGCACCTGCACCGGCACGGTCCTCAGCCGGGCCAGGGGACAGGTGCCGGAGCCGAAGTGGTCCATCGCCAGCCGCACACCCATCCGGTGCACCCCGGCCAGGTTCTGCGCGACGGCCGGGCTGTCGGCCCCGAACGCCTCCTCGACCAGCTCGATCACCAGCTGGTTGGCCGCCAGCCCGGTCTCCTGCAGCGTTTCGTTCACCAGGTCGACCACGTCGATCGCCTCGAAGGTCTGCACCGACAGGTTCACCGAGATCCGGCCCCGGCCCGGGCGCCAGTGCGCGGCCCGGCGGCATGCCTCCCGCAGCACCCAGGTGTCCAGATCGCCGATCATCCGGTACTCCTCGGCGATCGGCACGAATTCCGCGGCGGTCAGCGACGGGGAACCGGCCGGCTGCCAGTGCACCAGCGCCTCGGCGCCGATGATCTGGTGCCGGTCCAGGCGCATCACCGGCTGGTAGCGCAGGTTCAGCTGACCGGCGGAGATGGCGGTGCGCAGCTGCGAGACGATGCGCATCTTGCGGTCGACGTCGAGCTGCATCTGGGTGTCGAAGACGCTCAGACGGGCCCGCCCGCCCCGTTTCGAGGCGTACATGGCCAGGTCTGCGCGCTGCAGGATGGTGTCGGTACCGGGACCGGGCACCGCGTCCTCCACGGTGTTCAGGGCCACGCCGATGCTCGCGCTGACCACCACCTCGCAGCTCTTGATCGTCAGCGGTCGTTCCAGCTCCACGGCGATCCGCTCGGCCAGTTCCTGCGCCCGGCCGGGGGTGGCGAACGAGCCGGCCACGATGAACTCGTCCCCGCCCAGCCGGGCCACGACATCACCTCGGCGACAGACCGCGCGCAGCCGCTCGGCCGTCAGCACCAGCAGCTCGTCGCCGGCCTCGTGCCCCAGGCTGTCGTTGATCAGCTTGAACCCGTCGAGGTCGATGAACAGCACCGCCACCACCGGGCCGTCCTGATGCTGCGACGCGATCAGCTGCTGCAGCCGTTCCAGCAGGGCGCGACGGTTGGGCAGGCCGGTCAGCTCGTCCATCAGCGCCGTGCGGCTCAGACTGTCGTGCAGGCCGCGCATCTCGGTGGACGACACCTCCAGCGAGCGCTCCAGCAGGTACCGGTCCTTGTCGGCCTGCTCGTACGTGGCCGACACCACCGCCAGCAGCCGGGTCCAGACCTCCGGCGCCGATGGCTGCTGCGGGTCCAGGCTCAGCCGGCGCAGCTGGCGGACCAGGAGCCGGTGCAGCTCGGGTTGCCGGTCCGGATCCTGCTCCGGAGGGGAGGTCATGACGGCAGTTCCTGGAACGTCGTGATGGTGAGGGTCTGGTTCAGCAGCCCGGAGGTCTTCTCCCCGATCGGTGAGATCTCCCCGTAGGAGTAGAAGCCGGCGATCAGCGCGTCGGTCGGCAACCTCGACGCCACCGTCTCCAGCTCGTCCTCCGTGCGCTGGCCCAGCACCGCGCGACGCCCGACGCAACTGATCACCAGGGTCATCACCGGGAGGCCGGGCATCAGCTCGGCCCCCTTGACCGCGTCCCCCGCCCCCTCGACCAGCTCGTCGATGTTCGCGCGCATCAGCCGGGCCACCGAGTTCTGCCGGATGTCACCGGTGAAGGCCATGCTCTGCTGCTGCTCGTCGAACGCCTGGACCGTGCGCACGACCGCGCTCTGGGCACCGTCGGGGGTGCGCACCGAGAGGGGGAACAACAACGTCGCCTCGGGGGTGTCGCCCATCTGCTCGCCGAGATAGTTGCGGTACAGGCCCAGAGCCGGCTGACCGTCGAGCTCGTACAGCACGTTCCCCTCCGAGCGGGTGACCTTCCGCTCCGGCCCCAGGATGCTCCAGCCACCCCCGGCGCCGTGACCGATCCGCAGGTTCGGGCCGCTCAGCCCGACCACACACACCGCGCCCGTGCGGGGACGCCCGTCCACCAGCACCCAGGTCCGGTCGAACCGGTGGCCGTCCCCGGCCAGGCCACCGGTGATCAGGGCCCGCCCCCGGCCCCCCTCGCTCAGGCCCCGGGCCAGCTCGGCGCCGTTGGCGCGCAGGCCGTCGGAGAGCACGATGATCCCCTTCAGCCCGGGATCACCGGCGGCCAGCTCCTCGGCCAGCTCCCGGCCGATCTGGTGCGAGTCGCGGGATGCGCTCATGTCCCGGGTGATCAGCTGCAGGCGGGTGCTCGCGAAGCTGGTGACGGCCACGGTGAGGGTGCCGTCCTCGACCCTCTCCCCCAGGATCTCGCCCGCGGTCGAGCAACCGATCACCACGGAGGTCGGATAGGCCGCCAGCACCTCGGGCAGCGGGCTGCTGTCGGTGGCTTCCAGCACCGCCGCGGCACCGAAGACCATCACCAACGTCGCCGGGCCGTCCCAGGCCGGCAACGGATCCGCGTATCCCGTGCCCGCACGCCACTGACCCGTCCAGGCCCTCACCATGTCCCCTTGCCCTCGGCAAACCTCCTTCAACCATCGGCCGGCCGGCGGGAAAGATGAGGACTGCCGGGGTCAGGCCACCTGCCAGATGTGGTCGTCACTGCTGGAGCAGGTGAACAGCGGGTCGCCCGGTACGTGCAGCAGGCGATGCAGACCGGGGGCGTCGATAGACTCCGCCTGCACCGCCGGCCACCCCCGTTTCGATGGAAGTTGACATGCTGAAGTTCCAGGAAGTCCTGTCCCGGCTCACGGCCTACTGGGCGGAGCAGGGCGCCATGACCGTGCAGCCCTTCAACACGGAGGTCGGCGCCGGTACGGCCAACCCGGCCACCGCCCTGCGGGTCCTGGGACCGGAACCCTGGCGGGTCGCCTACGTCGAGCCCAGCGTGCGCCCCGACGACAGCCGCTACGGCGAGAACCCGAACCGGCTGCAGACGCACACCCAGTTCCAGGTGATCCTCAAGCCCGACCCGGGCAACCCCCAGGAGCTGTACCTGGAGTCCCTGGCGGCCATCGGCATCGACCTGGACGCGCACGACGTGCGGTTCGTCGAGGACAACTGGGCCTCCCCCGCCCTCGGCGCCTGGGGCCTGGGCTGGGAGGTCTGGCTCGACGGCATGGAGATCACCCAGTTCACCTACTTTCAGCAGATGGGCGGCGTGACCCTGTCGCCGACCTCGGTGGAGATCACCTACGGGCTCGAGCGCATCGTCATGGCCCTTCAGGGGGTCAACCACTTCAAGGACATCCAGTACGCGCCGGGCATCACCTACGGCGAGGCGTTCGGTCAGGTCGAGTACGAGATGAGCCGCTACTACCTGGACGACGCCGACATCGACACCGCGCGCCGCCTGTACGACCTGCACGAGGCCGAGGCGACGCTGATGATCGAGCGCCGGCTGCCGGTGCCGGCCTACTACAACCTGCTCAAGTGCTCACACACCTTCAACGTGCTGGACGCCCGCGGTGTGGTCTCGACCGCCGAACGCGCCCGGGCCTTCTCGACCATGCGCCGGCTCTCCCGCGACGTCGCCTCGCTGTGGGTGGAACGCCGCGAGGAGAACGGTTTTCCGCTGGGCACGGTGCAGACCCCGGTCGCCGCCGAGCCGCTTCCCCTCCCCGCCCCGGCCACCGCGCCGTCCACGCTCCTGTTCGAGATCGGCCTGGAGGAACTACCCGCCGGTGAGGTCGAACGGGCCCAGGACTGGCTCGGCACGACCGTGCGCGAGCGCCTGAGCGCGACCCGGCTCACCTTCGGCGCGGTGCGCGCCCTCGCGACCCCGCGGCGCCTGGTCGTCCTGGTCGACGACGTCGCGGTGCGCGAGAGCGACGCGACCGAGACCGTCCGGGGCCCCCGGGCCACCGCGGCCTTCGACGCCGCCGGAGCCCTGACCCGGGCCGCGACCGGCTTCGCCGGCAAGCACGGGGTCGACCCGGCCACGCTGGAGCGCGTTCAGGTCGACGGCGTCGAGTACGTCAGCGTCGTGCGGCAGCTGCCCGGGCGCGCCGCCGCGCAGGTGCTGTCCTCGTTGCTGGCCGACGTCGTGCGCGACCTGCACGCCGAGCGGAACATGCGCTGGTCCGACCCCGACCTGGCCTACGTGCGCCCGATCCGCTGGCTCCTGGCCCTGCTGGGCGAGGCGCCCCTCCCGGTCACCGCCGGAGCCCTGACCTCGGGCACGAGCACCCGGGTGCTGCGCCTGGCGTCCACCCCGACCGTCGAGGTGACCAGCGCGCACGGGTACGAGGACTTCCTGCGCGGGCACGACATCATGCTCGACCGCTCGCAGCGTCGCCGCGTGATCCTGGAGGCCGCCCACCGCCTCGCCGCCGCGGCCGGTGGACGGGTGGACGAGGACGTCGACGGCGGTGTCGTCGACGAGATCGTCGACCTGGTCGAGTGGCCGGTTCCGGTCCGGGGCAGCTTCGACGAGCGCTACCTGGAACTGCCGCCGGAAATCCTGATCGCGGTGATGCGCAAGCACCAGCGTTACCTGCCGATCCGGCAGCAGGACGGCGCGGGTCTGCTGGCCGGCTTCGTCACGTTCGCCAACGGCTCCTGCGACCTGGACGTGGTCGCGAACGGTAACGCGGCCGTGGTGCGCGCCCGCTTCGAGGACGCCTCGTTCTTCTGGGCCGCCGACCGCCGTCGCAGCCTGGCCGACCTGCACGCCGGGCTGGAGAAGCTGACGTTCGAGACCAGCCTGGGCTCCATGGCCCAGCGCTCGGCCCGGATCGCCCGCATCGCCTCGGCCGTGGCCACCCGCACCGGGCTGAGCGCCACCGACAGCGCCACCGTCGAGCGGGCCGGAGCCCTGGCCAAGTTCGACCTGGCCTCGCAGATGGTCGTCGAGATGACGTCGCTGGCCGGCACGATGGCCCGCTACTACGCGCTGGCCGCCGGTGAGTCCGAGGCCGTCGCCACCGCCCTGAGCGACATGGAACGTCCGCGTTCCTCCGAGGACAGCCCCGCCTCCACCCTGCCGGGTGCGGTGCTGGCACTCGCCGACCGCGCCGACCTGCTGGCCGGTCTCTTCGCGATCGGCGCTTCCCCCTCGGGCAGCAAAGACCCGTTCGGTCTGCGCCGCGCGGCGCTGGGCCTCGTGGCCACGCTGCACGCCCACCCGGAACTGGCCGGGCTGAGCGTGCCGGACCTGCTGGAGACGGCCGCGCAGGCCCTGCGGGCGCAGGGCCTGGAGGTTCCGGGCAAGGCCCTGGAGCAGGCCGCCACGTTCGTGGTCCGCCGTCAGGAACGCGCGTACGTCGAGGCCGGTCACGATGTCGACCTGGTGACCGCCGTCCTGCCGCTGGCCGCCACCCCGGCCGCCACCTCCGCGGTGCTGGCCGAGGTCGAGAAGCTCGTCGCCGCAGGCCTGATCGGTGGGTTCGTCGAAGGGGTGCAGCGGGCGCGGCGCCTGATCGGCAACGCCGACCGGCCCGCCGCCGGCAGCCCGCTGGACGTCTCGGCCGACCCCAGCTCCCAGTCCCTGGCCGAGGTCTACGGCCAGGCCCGCACGGCCGGGTACGCGCCGGGCGCCTCGCTGACCCAGCTCGTCGAGGCCTGCGCCCCGCTGGTCACCGCGCTGCATGCCTTCCTCGAAGACGTGCAGGTGATGGCCCCCGATCCGGCCGTCCGTCAGGCCCGCATCGCCATCCTGTCGGCCATCAGTGACGTCGCCGAGACCACCGGCCTGGACTGGGAGGCACTCTCCCGGGCCGTCAAGATCGACGCCCAGAGCACGACCCGCTGAGGCATCCGGTGGTTCCCGCTCACCCGGGTTGGCGGGAACCACCGGAAGGTCAGGGCGTGCGCAGGTTCTCGGGCCCCGAGCTGCTGCGGATCGTAGGGCGTACCGCCAGGGCCGCGACCAAGGCGCCGACGGTCGCGGACAGAGCTGCGGCCGCCATCGCGGCGGGTAGCGCGACCGCGAGTTTGGGCCCGACCCCCTCGTCCTCCGAGCCGACGACCAAGACCCCGAAGACGAGCCAGCCCAGCACCGCCCCGAGCACGGTCGCCGGCACCGCGGCCAGCAGCATCTGCCGGCGCACGATCTTCGAGACGAAGGCCGGCGAGGCCGCGAGCGCCACCAGGATCGCGGTGGCGCGGGCGTTGTCGAGAACCTGCTCGGTGGCCCCCACCACCAGGGAGAACGTCGCCACCACGGCTGCAACGGCGACCGCCACCGCGGCACCGGCCATACCGACCAGGTAGAACTTCTGGTCGTGGGCGTCCGGCCCGGTGACGTCCACCACCAGGGTCGCGATGATGCCGTACGAGATACCCACGGCCAGCATCACGCCGACGACCCGACCGGGCGTGCGCACATCGGCCATCAGGCGACGTCCGGCCATGGACGTAACCAGCCCGCGACGACGCGCGGCCAACCATCCGGTGAACAGGATCACCCACGGGCCGGAGCTGATCGCCAGGGCCACGGTGGCGGCCGCTGCACCACCGACGCCCAGTTGGTGCATGAACGAGGACCTCCACAGGAAGATCGCGATGAGGCCGGCTGAGACCACCGGTGCGACAGCATGGGCTGAGGTCAGAGGACGCTGCTGCCGGCGGGTCAGGCCCAGAGGTGACACCGCGGCCGGGCGGGCGGCCTGAGCGGCCACCAGGCCGCCGAGGGGAAACGCCGCCGCTACCATGACCAGCCAGCCGACCAGGATCGGCCATTCGGGCTGGGGAAGCATTTTCGACCCGATCGGCAGAGCCGGGCCGAGAACCAGCCAGAGCAGCAGGTAGAGCGGTCCCGCCGCGAGTGCTCCGATGACGGCCGCCCGCGTCCCCTCCAGGAAGGCCAGCCGGCGCAGGTCGCGGCGGGTGGCCCCGGCCAGACTCAGCGCGGCGAGCCGTCGTTCGCGGGCGGCCGTACCGGTGCGCAGCGCCTGGAGGGCCAGGAGCACGAAGGGCACGACCAGCAGGACCGCCCCGATGGCCGTGCCTCCGCGGAGCCCACTTTCGACCACGTAGGGAGCCAGACCTCCATCCGGGGGCCCGTTCACACCCAGGTCCGTGTAGCACCCGGAGTCGTCGCAGGTGTACGACGAGGCGGTACCGACCCGGAGGGTGAGGATCGCCAGCGCGCCGAGCAGGAGGGCACCGCTGCCGGCCACCCCGAATGCCATCCGCCGGGCCCGCTGCCGGTCGGCGGCGGAGCGGGGACGGGACAGCTGCCAGAAGATCGAACTCGCACCGGTACTCATACCAGCACCGCCTCGGAGGCGATCTCACCGTCGAAGAGCCGGATCTCACGATCGGCCCGGGCCGCGACGGAATTGTCGTGGGTGACGACGATCAGGGCGGCACCACTGCGCCGGGCCTCGCCGATCATCAGGTCGAGCAGTTCCCGGCCACCGATCGAGTCCAGGCTGCCGGTCGGCTCGTCGGCGAGCATCAGCTGCGGGCTGGTGATCAGCGAGCGCGCGACCGCCACCCGCTGCGCCTGGCCGCCGGACATCTCAGCCGGCTCGACCTCGGCCAGCTCCTGCGCGCCGCACCGCTCCAGCCAGCCGAGCGCGAGCCGGCGGGCTTCCTTGGGGCCGTGCCCGTCCAGCAGCAAGGGCAGAGCGACATTGTCGAGACCGGTGAGCTCGGGCACGAGCTGACCGAACTGCAGCACCAGGGAGAGTTTGCTGCGGCGCAGCCGGGCCCGCTCGTCGTCACCGGCCCCGGTCAGCGACTGGCCGAAGAGCCGCACCTCGCCACTCTGCGGCCGGATCAGCCCGGCCGCGACGTGCAGCACGGTCGACTTGCCGCAGCCGCTGGGCCCGGTGACGGCCAGGATCTCGCCCGGCTGCACGGTGAGACTGACGCCCCGGACGGCGACCGTGCGGTGGTAGGCGTGCTGGATGTTCTCCAGCACGAGAACCGGCTCGGCGGTGTCAGATACACCGATCTGACTCATGATCGTGCTCCTTCGGCGGACGGGGTCGGTTCGGTGTTCTCAGGGTCTTCACCCTCGGCGGGCTCGTCAGATTCGGCGGGCTCGTCGGATTCGTCCGTCGCGGGGTACTCCAGAACCGCGCCGGGCAGTATGCCCACCGCCGGTGCGGGCAGTCGCCGGATGCGCTCGCCGGTCAGCTCGAGCCAGCGCAGATCGGCGTCCAGATGCAGACGCTGGAGATCACGGACACCGGTGCGGCCCAGGGCGGTCACGGAACGGTCGGTCTCACCCGAAGAGAGTTCCAGTGCCCGCATCGCCCGCAGGTGCGTCGCCCGCTGCCGGGACAACAGAGCGCCCGGGTCGGCGTGCAGACGGTAGGCCGCGAGGGTCTTGCGGATCAGCTCGTCGGCCGGTACACCGCCGGGCACCCCCGGATCGATCGGCTCGGCCAGCCAGTCCCGGGCCCGGGCCCCACCGGCGTCGGTGAGTTCGTAGACGGTCCGTTCGGGGCCGTCCCCCGCCTCGGTCTGGGCGATCTGGATCAGGTCGTCACGTTGCAGGCGGGCCAGCGTGGAGTAGACCTGCCCGAACGCGAGCGGCCGCAGACCGGCGAACCACTCGTCGTGCGTGCGTTTCAGGTCGTACCCGTGCCGGGGGCCCGGGAGAAGGAGCGCCAGGAGCGCATCGCCGATGGCCATGATCATGACTATACACTCGGTTCATACACCGGGTGTATAGATCACTGCATCCCTTCGCTGACGGGCCTGACCGAGTCCTACACGAACACCGCCGAGATCAGCATCAGCACCGGAACGCACACCACCGTGGTCAGCAGCGCCACATCCCGCGCGATGGGCTCACCCCGGCCGTACCAGATGGCATACGTCTGCACGTTCTGCGCGGTCGGCAGGGCGGCCATTGCCACCACGGCGAACAACGCCGCCCCGTCCAGGCCCAGCAGGGGCCCGGCCACGACGAAGGCGACCGACGGCATCACCATCGTCTTGACCACGGTCGCGGTGAGCACGGGCGGCAGATCGGCACCGGCCAGGGGACGCCTCCCCCACAGCGATATGCCGAACGCCATCAGCATGAGCGGCACCGCCGCCCCGCCGAGAATCTCCAGCGGCCCGCTGACCACGTCCGGCAGCGTGATGCCGGCGAGAGCCACCAGCACACCGGCGAGCGTGGCCACGACAAAGGGATTTCGCACCGGGACGGTGAGGGTTCCGAGAACATCGAGGCGCCCCCGCGTCCCCAGTTCCAGGGCCGCCGTGACCGCGGGAGCCAGCACCACCAGCTGCAACATGATCAGTGGCGTGGCCGCGGCCACGTTGCCCACCACGTACGTGGCGACCGGCAGCCCGATGTTCGCGGCGTTGGCGTAGGAGGACGCGGTGACACCGATCGTGGTCTCCGCCAGCGGGCGGCGGAAGAACAGCCGGGAGAGCAGTACGAAGATCGCACCGCTGATGATCGCCGAGATCAGGGCCACCAGCGCGGCGGACGAGGCCAGCACCGAGGGATCGCCGTGGGCCATCGTCATGAACAGCAGCGCCGGATTGGCCACGGCGTAGGCGGTCTTGCTCAGGTACCGCGCGCCCTCGGCCGGGACCACCCCGGTCGCGGCCAGGACCACCCCCGCCAGGATCACGATCAGGATGATGGCGAAACCGGTGACCACGCCTGCCAAGATTCAGAAGCCCTTCGGGTGCTGGGGCGCCTCCCCTGAAAGACTCCGGGCCTGTGATGTCCGACGAGGGCAGGCTCCAGTGACGTGTTCATGCTGGCACACACGGGTTCCCGGGTTCCCGACGGGTAGGTGATGATGGTCGATGCTGCGGACGACGTCCTCGCCGCCACCGCGGTACCCCTCGACTCAGGATCGGCGCGGGCTGAAGATCAGGTGTTTGCGGCCACGGTACGCGACGCGCTCCACGCCGATGCCGTAGACCTGCTCGATCAGCTCGCTCTCGATGACCTCGTCCGCCGGGCCCGCACCGACCAGGCGGCCGTGCTCCAGCAGGACCAGATCGTCGCAGTAGCGAGCGGCCAGGTTGAGATCGTGCAGCACGACCACGACGCTGGTCTCCAGTTCCGCGACCAGCGAGAGGATCTCGTGCTGGTAGCGGATGTCGAGGTGGTTGGTCGGCTCGTCCAGCAGCAGGTGCGACGCCTGCTGGGTGAGGGCGCGGGCGATCAGGACGCGCTGCTTCTCGCCACCGGAGAGCCCGGCGAAACTGCGGGATGCCAGGTGCAGGGCTCCCACCCGGTGCAGGGCGGTCCAGGCGATCTCCTCGTCGCTCTTGCTCGTGCGGGAGAAGTCGCCCAGGTGCGGACCGCGCCCGAGCAGCACCATCTCGGCGACCGTCATGGTGGTCTCACCACCGCTCTCCTGCACCACCACGGCCAGGTGCTGGGCGGTTTCGCGGGTGGTGAGCCGCTCCAGCGCACGCCCGTCGACGCTGATCCGGCCGGCCGAGGGCTTGAGCGATCCGTATAGCAGACGCAGCAGGGTGGTCTTGCCGCTACCGTTCGGGCCGATCAGGCCCAGCACCCTTGCGGTGCGGGCGGTGATCGAGACGTCGTCGACCACGCGCTGGGTACCGTAGGCGAACTGCAGCCCGTGGGCCTCGATCACTGCCGGCCGAACCGTTCCTCGATGCGCTCCAGACCGGTGATCGCCAGAGGGCTGGGCGGTTCGGTGAAGTTGAACAGCTGCGGCATCAGGTCGCCGTTCTTCACCGCAGTCAGCTTCTCGGATCCCGGCAGGTCGGTGACGGCTCGGGTCACGTCGTCTGGATCACCGTCGGAGTAGAGCAGAACCAGGACGTCGGGGTTCAGACCGATGAGCTTCTCCAGCGTCACCTCGAACACACGCTCGTCCACGTCACCGAAGACATTGGTGAAACCGGCCGCCTCCAGCTGCGGCTGGGCCATGCTGCGAGATCCGTAGGCATAGGTGACCCCACCGCCCACGGTGGGGTAGAGCACTGCGGCGGTGCGGTTCTCGCCCTTCTCCACCGCGGCCAGGCGCTTTTTCAGGTCGGCGACGGCCGCCGTGGCCTCGGCCTGGCGGTTGAAGACCTTGCCGTAGAAGTGCATCTGGTCGTAGACATCGTCGAAACCGGGATCTTCCAGGCCGTCACCGCACAGGCCGGGCTCTTCCAGCAGGGGGATGCCGACGGAGGTGAGCGTGTCACGGGTGAGGTTCTGCGCCTCGCCGAGCACCAGGTCGGGTTCCTGACTGATCACGACCTCCTGGGAGATCTGCAGATGGCCGCTGGTATCGGTCTTGTCGGTCAGGAGCGGAATCTCGTCCAGGGCCTTCTGCGTGGCCTCGTCGTAGTAGTCAGCGGGGTAGGCACCGGCCCGGGCCGTCACGTCACTGAGCACCCCGAGCGCGGAAAGATAGGGAACCGAAGCACTCTTCAGTAGCAGCACACGTTCCGGAGCGGCGGTGAAGGTCACCTCGTCACCACAGTTCCCGACGGTCAGGGGGTAGTTTCCGCTCGCGTCGGCGGCTCGGGTG is drawn from Kineosporia sp. NBRC 101731 and contains these coding sequences:
- a CDS encoding PDR/VanB family oxidoreductase — protein: MSDRRLRVSAKRMLTSSICEIELRDPAGSALPPHPPGAHVSLETPAGQRRSYSITNPASETDRYVIAVHRQPDGRGGSVSVVDDTEIGSLLTVSAATSTFDLVEAPRYLLVAGGIGITPIRSMLHHLLEQARARVRLVYLTRTREETAYAEELAHPDLMDVVVLHHSAVSGRADLWPWLAEPDDQTHVYCCGSTALMDEVRALTMHWRPSHIHFEDFAGVDALGGTSAPFTLTWEPTGEPIGVAAGETALDALRRSGVRTPSSCGSGTCGTCRLRLVAGQAEHRDLVLTAQERESFVMPCVSRAAGEAITVAPL
- a CDS encoding MOSC domain-containing protein; translated protein: MGIKRDGPGTSVGRVVSLWHYPVKGLSAQPLSEVELTPGAGFPADRIWALARPGGDYHPGRRTPVSKHQFFVLVKEERLAGLNTHLDADSENFTVSVREHVVLQENWTTPQGRERSMAFFARVLDLPAGVLPVLAREDGRRFTDVSVVSDALMNAVSIINLASVRDLEQRTGLSIDPLRLRANIYVDGLPAWSELGLVGSDITIGQARLHGVRTTHRCAATEVNPADARRDIPLPRLLVQHIGTDEIGVYGEVIDGGAVKIEDEVVW
- a CDS encoding EAL domain-containing protein; its protein translation is MTSPPEQDPDRQPELHRLLVRQLRRLSLDPQQPSAPEVWTRLLAVVSATYEQADKDRYLLERSLEVSSTEMRGLHDSLSRTALMDELTGLPNRRALLERLQQLIASQHQDGPVVAVLFIDLDGFKLINDSLGHEAGDELLVLTAERLRAVCRRGDVVARLGGDEFIVAGSFATPGRAQELAERIAVELERPLTIKSCEVVVSASIGVALNTVEDAVPGPGTDTILQRADLAMYASKRGGRARLSVFDTQMQLDVDRKMRIVSQLRTAISAGQLNLRYQPVMRLDRHQIIGAEALVHWQPAGSPSLTAAEFVPIAEEYRMIGDLDTWVLREACRRAAHWRPGRGRISVNLSVQTFEAIDVVDLVNETLQETGLAANQLVIELVEEAFGADSPAVAQNLAGVHRMGVRLAMDHFGSGTCPLARLRTVPVQVLKLDESMTATVDRHEAGAAIAGAAVGMGHALGHLVIAEGVERPAQADVLRALGCDSAQGPLFGFSGRPEVLDALFASTNRPPIAAG
- a CDS encoding FIST N-terminal domain-containing protein; the encoded protein is MRAWTGQWRAGTGYADPLPAWDGPATLVMVFGAAAVLEATDSSPLPEVLAAYPTSVVIGCSTAGEILGERVEDGTLTVAVTSFASTRLQLITRDMSASRDSHQIGRELAEELAAGDPGLKGIIVLSDGLRANGAELARGLSEGGRGRALITGGLAGDGHRFDRTWVLVDGRPRTGAVCVVGLSGPNLRIGHGAGGGWSILGPERKVTRSEGNVLYELDGQPALGLYRNYLGEQMGDTPEATLLFPLSVRTPDGAQSAVVRTVQAFDEQQQSMAFTGDIRQNSVARLMRANIDELVEGAGDAVKGAELMPGLPVMTLVISCVGRRAVLGQRTEDELETVASRLPTDALIAGFYSYGEISPIGEKTSGLLNQTLTITTFQELPS